One Bradyrhizobium zhanjiangense DNA segment encodes these proteins:
- a CDS encoding DUF3551 domain-containing protein has translation MTSTSKTFVASAATLFASAFLMMTAPAARADDFCITNGAQAAHGCGYPTMEACRAAAGGIGGTCSQSGGAKTSNDALAYQPKQTRSRTKLRPGAQTNSN, from the coding sequence ATGACCTCGACCTCGAAGACGTTTGTCGCATCCGCTGCGACGCTGTTTGCATCCGCGTTTCTCATGATGACCGCACCCGCCGCGCGTGCAGACGATTTCTGCATTACCAACGGTGCCCAGGCCGCTCACGGTTGCGGTTATCCGACCATGGAAGCCTGCCGGGCCGCTGCCGGCGGCATCGGCGGCACCTGCTCGCAGAGCGGTGGTGCGAAGACCTCGAATGACGCGCTGGCCTACCAGCCCAAGCAGACGCGGTCGCGTACCAAGCTTCGCCCGGGCGCGCAGACCAACTCGAACTAA